A stretch of DNA from Diospyros lotus cultivar Yz01 chromosome 14, ASM1463336v1, whole genome shotgun sequence:
AGATCAATTAAGTCTCAGTCAAGtcaaaaacataataattatcacAGTGGAATTCCTTCGCAGGCCACATTTCCATATATAAAAGCATAATAAATAGTTCATTTCCAGCAAAACCAGTTCCCACGACACCTGCTTCTGCAAAGAGAGCTGTTTTCCCAACCCCCAACAACTcacataagtttcaaaattcaattttccCTTCTCCCCTCTTTCTTTTACTGTTTAAAATGGGGCGTAGAGGACTTACATGAAGGGATGAGCCAGGGCATCTTCAACGGCCTCGCGTTGCCGAAATTTGTTCTTCGCATCCCCGGCTTTCGATACTGAAGCGCCATGAATGAGCGTCAAAGACGCAAAGAAGACCGCCCAAATGAAGTACACTCCAGTCTTCTTCATAAGATCGTTCGCTTTAGCAGAAATTCAGAAAGCTTAAAAGGATCAAGTCTCTTATGAATTTATTCCAGCGTGGAGAATCGAAAATCCCTTCGGACCAACAATATTGATGAACcaatccaataaaaaaaaaattaatttttaataaatttaagattttAGAAAAGactaaacataataaataaataaactaatttttattccttttatttttaattgttaattctaaaaataatttattttttaaaaaataaactcgAATAAATTTTTATCGAATCTAATTAAGACTCTCAAATACATTTTTATAGTCCATCAAGTCTTTCACCAACCTATcgacttatttttaattttgactaagatgacattaaatataatttgttattatgattaaatatttaaataatataatgaaaaaaggcataaaataataacatgacTTCTGGAAAGCGGAAAGAttccatttgctttttttttctggaaagaatataaaaagagaaaagaaaaataattttttactgtCTTGTCTCTttcatacaaaaaattaattacagaatagctaataattataaaattattttttgacacattaaaaatattacttttgaataaacttaaatttttttaaaaaaaaatcttatttaattttaacgCAAAATTACTCATCATAGCATCtataagattaattttttttaattttatcttcacTTCCAAGTTAGAATCAATAATGTACAATCATATTAAGCCTTAATCCAAGTAACAATAGACTTAAATGgagaccaaaaataaaaatacattatatatTCATTCATAAAATACGTAACACTGAATATTCTAACTTTATTTTCACATTCAAGTTGGATTCAACAATCAACAACTTCTTATTATTAAGTCCTAATCCGAGTAAAGAGAGCCTTAAATCGGAGACCAAAAGCAAGAATTCATTGTACATTCCATCAATAAAAACCATGGGTGTATAATATATGCTCGTGAAAGGGTCTATGAAAAGCAAGTGGATAAGTCTTCATCCAGACTCAAATAGGACGTTTTGTAACACTAGAAAGGGGCAGAAAGCAAAGAAAAGATTGGAGATGTTGGAGCATctatttaattttgagattcttTCAAATTATATTCACAAACTGAAGATGCAAAAACTTGTAATGAAGCTTAGCTCTTCTGCTGAAAATGGCAAACTTTTATAACTTACCAACAACTAACTaaggagaaaatgaaaatttctgAGCGGCTCATATACATAACTACCCTTACCCTACTGCTATCAGAAACGAAAACCTGCGGGATGTGAAGGACAACTAATGCACCGACTGGATCATACAATTCACCGGCATGGCCTATGTTAACTACACGGGTAGATAATTACATACTAATTCGGTAACCCTTCATGCTACTACTATTGACTTCCAGCAATTACTTTGGGGCCCAGGGAAGACCTCATCGTCAATGGGAGTTGTCCTACAGCTACAAGTCTCCACGGATGCCTCTCCTTCATGGACTTCCTTTCCACTCATCGGCCCTTCATCTTCGGCGTGCAGAATTTGAGTGGTGATGAGCTTTGCTATCATTGCGTATCCTATCTGCATACATGGGGAGGCAAATTATTTGCTGGATCTCTTCCAACAAGACCTCCTCCGTGATATTGTCCCTTATGCTTCGCATCACCTGTTCCAATCCTTAATTTAGTCAAACAAAATTGAGTTGACTAACCAACTAAGGCAAGGCAATGGTGAACAACCTTCCTGTAGGTATTGAATTCATTTGGGGTATCTTTATCTGTCCTGTGGCGCATGTAAACCCATACATTTGCCTCTTGATCCCAAGAACATTCGATGATCTTCCCCGAGAATGAGGCAGGATCCGAATCATCTGTAGGTCAATCAATGTAAATGAATCAAAGGATCCACAACCATGTTAGACCTTGAAACAAAAGCAGTAAAACAAATTAGAAGCAATTGACCCAGAGAATCACCCAAAACATTTGCAACACTAGTTAACATTATAATGCATCAGTATAGAAATGGAGAGTTCAAACTCCAAAGTACCTCATGTAGACAATAAAGCGATATTACAAACCAATAAGAAATTCACTAACCACGGAATACAACCCTATTCCCTTCCATCAGCCTTCTTTTGCCTCGTTCATGCAAAAAAAGTTGCTGGTGATCATCAACCACCTGTGAAAACAAAATAGGCATAGAACAGTAACTCTTGAAGTTAAGAGAAAGGGGAAGAAAATATGCAACAGTAAATTACAAGAAGTCAAGAATACAACCTCAAACAGAAAGTCAACAGAGTTCATCTCAGGATATTTCCACTTTAAGAGGCCTTCATGTGTTCGGGGAATATAAGGATCATCCCATCCCTGAACCACAGATATTATCCATAACCAACATCATACAGCTTTGCAGAGAAGGCAGTAATCTCCTCCCATATATTATAAGTAAAGAGCAAGTAAAAGATGTCTTGAGAGAACTAAATGCAGAAGCATCATAAACAATCACAAAAACACAGCTCAACAATCTATACAAGGTTCATAGCAACTACCTAGACTAGCATATCCGTTGAGAGCAAGAGCAATCCAATTCTCAAAATCAGTTCAATCAAAGTTGAGCATTAAAGAGACCTCCAAAGAAATAATTGTCATATATGCACTAAAAACATGTCTTGCACACCACCAAAAAtcatgacaaaaataaatttgtttcattAGAAATCTAAAATTCATGAAGCCGACCCCACATTGTGGGATAAGGCTTGGTATGTAGTTGTTGTCATTGGAAAAAAGTACTTATCCATGTCTATGGTCAAGCTTGGTCACTCATAAAGCACAGTAAATAGTCAGAACTTACAACTTATCCATGTTTATCCACTGACAGTATGACTAATCATCTATAGTCAATCTTTGCTTTTGTTTGTATACAGTTTGAGCTCGTAAGGCAGCTTTTCTGTATAACAACAACATCATCCCAGCCTTTACCCCCACCCACTACGTGGGGCAACTTTTCTGTAAAATGAATTTAAGAATCCCTCGGAAAATGTTTTATTggataaaataactaaattttcaTGGTAAAAGAAGGATatgcacataaaaaaaataaagaaaaaaaaactttaacaTTGTAAAAGTCAAATCCAAATTATTGCACATAAAACCTTAAGCACCTGAAAAATGAGACCATCTGCAGCATGCGAAAGTCTTGGTATGAATTCCTTCAGAAGTTTGTTAACAGTAGAGAGCAACCAAAAGTCCTTCCTCCTCACCTGCTCAACTTCTAAATCAGTAACCAATCTagatgagaaaacaaattggTTGCAGTTACTTGTCTTTGGCCCTCAACACATACCCTGAATGGTTCCAAATCATATCTGTAGTATGGGTTTTTACTTTGGTATATATATTGTCTTTCCTGGTTCCGAGGTTCGatgacttctttttcaagcaTCTTCCATCGTTCATAAAAAGGTCGCTGCATGGTTTTGCAGTGATCACAGTCACAAACAGGGAAAGTACaagaatattaaaagaaaactgataatcaaaaaatatttcaagatcaTATAACAGATGgcaaaataattattcataaaattgGAGACAGTCTGTTCAACTAATTGTTTTCAACAATCTGTTCACAAAATTAAGCTATCTTGAACAGCATGCGCAGTCACTACAGTGAAGCATTTTCACTTACATTACCAAGCATATTATACCTTGCAAGGGTTGGAAAAATTGATCAAACTGGTCAAGAATGGTAGGCCAGATCACTTGGCTCAAATACTATGACCttaactttcttttcttttttttcacaaaGTGGTATAGTCTTTCATATAGCTTCTCATAACCAAATGTAAATTATAGTAAAAAGTAGAAAGGTGGTACCACCATGTATACAGGGAAGACAGAAAAAAGATCTTTAAGCACTCTACTTACTCCAAAATCTATGAAATTGAGGAAACAGTCCAAAGAAGGTTCAAGTTCACTCTCCCAATGAACTTACATCTTGCATGTTACACATTGTTATACAAACAACTTCACTTTAGATGTCaggaaaaagggaagaaacaaagaaggaaacattTAACCAacgtacaacaacaacaacaatcacaagccataATCTCATTAGGTGGGGTTGGCAGTCGGCTAAATGAATTCTAGATCTCTAGCTAACGATTTAAGCAACATGCCAAAAGGAATTTAAAAGGATAATAACAAATTAACAGAAGTGATTGCATAAATAGAACCATGTACTAATGTGTCATCTGTCTGATTTTCCTAATCGAATAAACCCTGAACAAAGTTTCATAGAGGAATCTAGCTAGGCAGTGGACATGCCAGAACAAGATTTATAAAGCATCCACATAATTCTTGATTGCATCGAATGAAAAGTAGACATTTCTAACCTCTATGACAGAGATATAATTAATTGCCATCAGATCATAGATCAGGTATCTTCTTTCCTGCTTCTTTGAGTTTGGTAAAGTATCAATTATCATCTCCCCATCAAGCAATGTATAGTGGTGAACCTTCTCAGGTAAAGACTAGCAACAAGAAAGCAATTGCATCAGGTTGTAGGTAACTAACAAGGATAATATCAACATGGCAAATCAGAGAAGCTTTAAAGACCAGAAACCATCCCAAAAGCAGACCATGTATACATACTTCACTAGTGCTTTTGCATGGAAATCTCATCTGGACCCTTCGGAAGTTAAAATTCCTATCGATCAAGTAACAACCATCCACGGTAATTAGCATCATATATCGTGTTCCATCCGCTTTCCATGTCGCATAGTAATACCTTTGCCTTAATAATTGTAGGTTATCCCTGCAAGCCAAAGGAAAAACAAATCACATTGTTATGCATGATGAGACTATCATCAAGAACAACTACTTAAAGATGAGGATCTAAAACTCACCATCTAATTGCCCAGTTTTACAGGCTTATTAGCAGAAATATTGTTAAAATCAACATAAGTTTTCGTTACATGAgaaaacatgatatatatatatatatatgacacgTTAAATTTAGAACCTGGGATGTGCTTTCTCCCTTACCTTAGAACTCAAATTGCCACACAACTGCTaaagatttttttatcattatcagtcatttatcttcttttttttttctctttcttcccttatttttctttattcttaacACTCTTACAAGCAGTTAgttctccaaaaaaaaaaatcttcattcGTTTTATCAAGTGACAGTAAAGGAAAAAATTCATTCTAGTATCtgttttcaatcaattaatcaaGCTAAAGTGAACAAATTATTAGATCAATTATCAAGATTAAGGTATCAATAAGTAATAatgacaaatttttaattttaaaagaaaacctaATTTTGgctatgttttgaaaattatgaaaagcACCCATTTTGtatcttttagtttttaaaaggtTTATAAAATGTCAACATGTaccccattttcttttcttggccttcaatattttaaatattacatattaatcaatgtttttattttttattacttaagttttctcctttttttcacATTGAGACAGATTTTATAGATTCAATAGAGAcaatttttgaaggaaaaaaaaaaagtaagttaCGACATAATAAGTAATTTTGTAAGTTGAGAGGCAAATAAGGGCAATTACAGCACCAATGTCCCTTCTTCAACTATACATGTTTCGGCCACTGGGCTCAAGCCTAAGAGAAGTAACCAAGTGCAAGCAACATAAGATTAGGACTGTATCCATTCCATCACCCCAGCACCCTCACCTTgtgatttcttttaaaatatttattgatgattctaACACAATCCAGTGATGATAGCAAATAGCAAGATATTTTACAATAACCTATCAAGTAAGACACTGAGTTCTGGCAAAACCTAtaaacaaaatactataataaattagtaaacTGTccattcaacaaattttatgtCTGCATTAGTAAGTGTAAAACTTGACCTCATATTACATCAAATCCTTTTCCAATTTCATAAAGACAAGAATCCCAATTCAAAGCACAGGTAAGAAAGATGCAAATTGAGACCCCAAGATGCTCTACTGATAAATTTTCCATAACTGATAACACAGAACACAACCAACAATTTCCTCAATAGTCATAGATGAGGGAAAGATGAAATCAGACCTGTCAAGTGAAACTGGATGTGAGCCCGGGAATTGTGAGGCTCCTCTTCCCTGAAAGCCAAAAATATCTCATTAACTGACATAGCAACATCTTTATGTAAACTCAATGCACTAATTTTGATTAGATCTCTACCACTACAGAACATTGTATAAGATCCCAAGAAATGGATGAGATAACATGAATGTGAACAAACATAAACAAATGAAGGGTTGCCTTTGAGGTTCATACCCCTACAGCCAGCTTCAATGCTTGATAGCAGAACTGCCGCAATGCAACTTGCTGATCAAAGGGTATACTATCTCCCAAAACATCGTCATTTGTCATCACCATGTCTATTATCTCTTGATTCTCCTGAGGAAGGGGGGGGGTTGCAAAAACACAATATTTTTGAACTGGTGAGAGAAAAAAACAGTAATATGAAATATTGGTACACACTAGCTTCCTCATTAGTTGAAAATTTGTACTTCAATGTCTTGTCGTGAACTAACAAGATATGCTTGCCAACCGGTTAATCCTCAAAAGAAAATTCCAATACATGATATTGTACGTTAACCAGATTGGATTGTCATGTCCATAATATGAGGATGAGTTCAAAGTCATGAGTTTAGCATCAAGGAATGGTGTAGGATAATTCCCAAgggcaaaagaaaaattaaaaagtgaaaaaaataagcAAGAAAGGAGCAAAATAATCTCAAGCCAATTAAACCAAGCTTTATCCAACCACCAGAATCAAGCCCATACAATTTTCAGAATACACAACCCTGAAGCAATCAAAGCCAAGTCAAAACATCAAGATCAACAGGACTATGACAACAAGACCACGTGCAATGAACTAAAcagataaagagaagaagaagaactaaacagataaagagaagaagaagaagaccacGAGAAGAACTAAAcagataaagagaagaagaagaagaccacGTGCAATGAACTAAACAGATAAAGAGAAGACCACGTGCAATGAACTAAAcagataaagagaagaagaagaagaagaagaagaagtaaacagataaagagaagaagaagaagaccacgtgcaatgaagaagaagaagtaaacagataaagagaagaagaagaagaagaccagGTGCAATGAACTAAAcagataaagagaagaagaagaagaagaagaagaagtaaatagataaagagaagaagaagaaaaagaccacGTGCAATGAACTAAACAGATAAAAAGAAGACCACGtgcaatgaagaagaagaagtaaaaagataaaaagaagaagaagaagaccacGTGCAATGAACTAAAcagataaagagaagaagaagaagaagaatatctaTACACTTGTACACTTGTGATGAGTTACTTAtatattaagaagaagaagaagaagaagaagaagaatctcTATACACTGGTACACTTGTGATGAGTTACTTAtatattaagaagaagaagaatctcTATACACTTGTACACTTGTGATGAGTTACTTATATATTCATAAACTCCTACTAAACTAGAAATCCTACTTAGACctggaaagaaaaaacaaaacatcCTAACCCTAACTAAGTTTGGAATTCATATAAAATTTGGAACAAAACTTCAAAATTCCTAATCATTCTTAAATAACTAAAACcctgcaacaacaacaacaatcacaagccttaatctcactaggtgggGAACTAAAACCATACATAACTAAAATTATGAAGgcttttttagaaaaaaaaatattaagttctAAAACAATCAGAACTCTCAATCCCCATCAACATGTCATCAAACAATGTGCAATGTCCAGAGTAGAATTtctatttttgaagaaaaaaaatgctgTAAAATAAGGCACCAAAGAGGTGCCACCACTGCACAGAAAGGGGCATATTTTCTACGGTACACTCATAATTGCATTGGACTTCCTCTATGATCAAGGATAAGCTTCCACATGTATAAATGAGGGCAGCATATGTCAAACCAGAAAGCATGTCCACAGCTTACCTGATAAATAAAACCTTCGAGGGGTTCAAAACATTGTTATCATTAGGCAGTTAAGAAGTGTGATTCAAAATTTTAGCACAGCCTAGAAAAAAAGTTGAGATAGATGAGGGAAAATAGAATAAGAAATAGAACATTCTATGCAAATAAGCGATGGGAAAGATGTCGCCGGGGGGGAGCCATTGCACCATTAACACCATTATCTCGAGGTTGAAACTGAACAATGGATACTAAATAACAGGAAAAAATGTAGAAAGAAAAGGCACAAAAGCTGGCCAAATATGAAAATGAGGTTCTTGCAGATGTAACCAAGCAATGGCTTCACATAGAGCAAACAGAAGTAGAACAATCATCATAGCTTCCCATGTATATTCGATTCAGTTTTATTGATTTAGTTCAGTATATGTCATGATGCAGAAGTACATTGTGTCCTTACTTCTCAAGACCCATCCATCAGTGCGTCCACTTCTCCCAGCAAAAATCTCATTTTGTTGGTCCAACAGAAAGGGATGCCCCCGATTTCAAAATCAAGTTTAAAGTTTGACAGTATGAAGCAAATTCAAGGCCACAGGTTCACCAAATTATAGTGCCACTCTAATTGCTTTTGAATCATCTCCCTTCCCTTGTAAAGATTCAATGTTGACCACCAATATCTGCTACGGTGCTCTTTGTATCTCATGACTTAACCATCTTCACCTCAATTGAAGCATTTAAATTCTTACCTTCTCTTTCTCATCTTGCTACAAGTCATCCCAGCACACAATTTTTGGTAACACCTATCTTCTAAACAGTGTTCTTGATTCTCTGAATTCAATAGCAAACAGCTGGTTCTTCAGCATTCTTATGAACTTCAAGTCTTGCTCATTGTTCAATAAACTCAAATTACAATACAGCTTATGAAGGAATATAGGAGATCCAAGCGAAGCACAACTGTTCTGATTATTTACCAAATAACTTTGAGCAAGTTTTATCTAAACTGAAAGAAAGATTATGATCCCCCAGAAAGGATTTTCAGTGGTCAGATATGCCTCAGGCTGTTTCATGATATCAGATGCCAAGACCATGCGTAGAAGGGAAGATCAAGTGAGGGTGAGAAAAACAATAAGGGCAAATATTAGCACGGATCATTTCAGAGTTCAAGGGGGATGATAAGTAGACCACAAATTATCACGTAATGTAAATCAACATCCAAAGAAGACAGCACTATTTAGTTGGATATGTAGGCCCATGCAAGGGTAAATGCTACAACCAGttatttaaagtaaataaacaaataaaaaaacaggCTAAATCTCCAAGAGAAAATCTATAAGCCCATCTAGAAAGTTACAGCCACATCAACAAACATAAAAACAGTTCCTACAGAAAGCTGCATTTTCATCACATTAATTATGGTAAGAAACTTTTTGAAATATACTGGTAGTGGGAAACCAAAACTGATGCTACCAATGAATGCATACATGAAAAAGAGCAGCAGAAGCCTCCATCATCATCGTCATCTGGCACTGCAGCACCATTAAGATCAAAATCAGAAGACCTTTTCCACTCCGGAGTTGGAGGGCAAACAACCATTTCAGGCTTTCTTTCATGATAGAAGTTGTATAAGGCATCAATATAGTCTGGTTTATAGATCCCTGGTGGGCGTACATCAGCGAACATTTTAATTGCCTGCATCagggaaaaatatatatatttatacggCTTCTTCTACAGAACCAAACTAAAAGTAaagtcaaaataatatatacagaaAAAACTAACCTGTGTGACAGGTATAGACAGTGTACGCATCAGATAATGAACTATCATATAGCCTGTTCGGTTATGGCCATGTGTGCAATGGACAAGAATGTACTTCTTTGAGTGCTTTTGACGGGAGAGGAACTGTGCAACCTGTGAAAAGAGGAAGTACATATCAACCATTAAAAGCATGCTTCACAATGTAGAACATAGGTAACCTTATTAGTTATCTATCCCTAATGCACTAAGACTCCATCATGATATAGCTGCATGATACAGAAACTAGGATgtcctaaatcacatcattctgGTTGGAAATGTTCTTTATATGGAACTATTCTTTTCAGTGTTAATAAATCATACACCAAGCTTAGTTTATAAAAACATTCCTTACTTTTCAGGGCAATGAACATAACCTAGCAaggtatttaattattgaaaagtTAGCTGTCATGCTAGAACCACTCAGATCCAATATCTATTCTGCCTGTTCAATGGCACTGGTTTACCACAAGTTGTCAATATAAGAAAGTATCATATTTTGAAGTTCATCCAAAACCAGAAAAGGGATTATGTAAAACTGAGATATGTCCCTCCATGAACTTCGTAAAAAAGGATTCCCCAATTCGGAAGTACAAAAGACTCCTAGGAAATCTACAGGTCTGTTTGGTTGTGATCCCAAAAACTGCTTTGAC
This window harbors:
- the LOC127790300 gene encoding uncharacterized protein LOC127790300 encodes the protein MVATMDLNASPQPEEDEETFVPHLEEETAPEHVEHIESAVEISRREREERRQRLKRERPDDRLTHASQPTIYDQTYPKNYRTYDRNKLPPGWLDCPSFGQEIGCIIPSKVPLGESFNDYIPPGKRYSFKQVIHQQRVLGRKLGLVIDLTNTTRYYPASDWKKEGIKHVKIQCKGRDSVPDNESVNCFVYEVAQFLSRQKHSKKYILVHCTHGHNRTGYMIVHYLMRTLSIPVTQAIKMFADVRPPGIYKPDYIDALYNFYHERKPEMVVCPPTPEWKRSSDFDLNGAAVPDDDDDGVATPPLPQENQEIIDMVMTNDDVLGDSIPFDQQVALRQFCYQALKLAVGGRGASQFPGSHPVSLDRDNLQLLRQRYYYATWKADGTRYMMLITVDGCYLIDRNFNFRRVQMRFPCKSTSESLPEKVHHYTLLDGEMIIDTLPNSKKQERRYLIYDLMAINYISVIERPFYERWKMLEKEVIEPRNQERQYIYQSKNPYYRYDLEPFRVRRKDFWLLSTVNKLLKEFIPRLSHAADGLIFQGWDDPYIPRTHEGLLKWKYPEMNSVDFLFEVVDDHQQLFLHERGKRRLMEGNRVVFRDDSDPASFSGKIIECSWDQEANVWVYMRHRTDKDTPNEFNTYRKVMRSIRDNITEEVLLEEIQQIICLPMYADRIRNDSKAHHHSNSARRR